From the genome of Sulfitobacter sp. DSM 110093, one region includes:
- a CDS encoding GNAT family N-acetyltransferase, whose protein sequence is MIEDGFHDVAPGKLGVVVTHLQMLEKPVLRDASLPDGVTFRQVTPTVDWFRDIFRRVGADWLWYGRLKLDDAALITVLQDPARDFYTLTRDGKDEALLELYFSEEGTCELAYFGLTSALIGSGSGRYLMNQAITLAWEKPIERLHLHTCTNDSPQALGFYVRSGFTPFRRQVEIDDDPRLNGLLPRDAAPQVPLIEG, encoded by the coding sequence ATGATTGAGGATGGTTTTCACGATGTCGCCCCCGGCAAGCTTGGGGTGGTGGTGACGCATCTTCAGATGCTCGAGAAACCTGTGTTGCGCGATGCGTCCCTGCCCGATGGTGTCACCTTCCGGCAGGTCACCCCGACGGTCGACTGGTTTCGCGATATCTTTCGCCGGGTCGGGGCGGATTGGCTGTGGTACGGGCGATTGAAACTGGATGACGCGGCGCTGATCACCGTGCTGCAAGACCCCGCGCGAGATTTCTACACGCTGACACGTGACGGCAAAGACGAAGCGCTGCTTGAACTATACTTTTCCGAGGAAGGCACCTGCGAGCTGGCCTACTTCGGGCTGACCTCTGCGCTGATTGGCAGCGGGTCGGGGCGTTACTTGATGAACCAAGCAATCACGCTGGCGTGGGAAAAACCAATCGAGCGGCTACACCTGCACACCTGCACCAACGACAGCCCGCAGGCGCTTGGTTTCTATGTTCGTTCGGGGTTCACACCCTTCCGCCGTCAGGTTGAGATTGACGACGATCCCCGCCTAAACGGTCTGCTGCCACGAGATGCGGCACCTCAGGTGCCCTTGATCGAAGGCTAA
- a CDS encoding folylpolyglutamate synthase/dihydrofolate synthase family protein: MSTPSSDVILERMMALHPKIIDLTLDRMWRLLEALGNPQNDLPPVIHIAGTNGKGSTQAMIRAGLEAAGKTVHAYTSPHLARFHERIRVAGQLISEPDLAAVLDECHAANNGEEITYFEITTCAAILAFSRVPADYTLLEVGLGGRLDATNVIDPVLTVITPVSVDHQQYLGDTLAEIAGEKAGIIKRLVPCVVGPQEEIALEVIEGRAARLGAPLLAYGQQWHVGPEAGRMVYQDETGLLDLPRPNLLGAHQIQNAGAALAALRHLGIGPEACEAAVTQAQWPARMQRLSDGPLAGRAPEGELWLDGGHNPAAGLALAAALAEMPKRPMHLICGMLNTKDIAGYLRPLAAEAVSLTAVSIPGEAATLPAKATADAAREVGIETAEAESVTAALEAIIAREPHARVLICGSLYLAGSVLRESV; the protein is encoded by the coding sequence ATGAGCACGCCTTCATCGGACGTCATCCTTGAACGGATGATGGCGCTGCACCCCAAAATCATCGACCTGACGTTGGACCGGATGTGGCGGCTGCTTGAGGCGTTGGGCAATCCCCAAAACGACCTGCCGCCGGTTATCCATATTGCCGGAACCAATGGCAAAGGGTCGACCCAAGCCATGATCCGCGCGGGGTTAGAGGCAGCTGGCAAGACAGTTCATGCCTATACCTCGCCCCATCTGGCGCGGTTTCATGAGCGTATCCGCGTCGCGGGGCAGTTGATCTCAGAGCCTGATCTGGCTGCCGTGCTGGATGAATGTCACGCCGCGAACAACGGCGAAGAGATTACCTATTTCGAGATCACGACCTGTGCCGCGATCCTCGCCTTTTCGCGGGTGCCTGCCGATTACACGCTGTTGGAAGTCGGGCTTGGCGGGCGGCTGGATGCAACCAATGTCATTGATCCGGTGTTGACGGTAATCACACCCGTTTCGGTCGATCATCAGCAGTATCTAGGCGACACATTGGCCGAGATTGCAGGCGAGAAGGCCGGGATCATCAAGCGGCTGGTGCCCTGCGTGGTTGGCCCGCAGGAAGAGATCGCGCTTGAGGTCATCGAAGGCCGCGCCGCGAGACTTGGCGCACCGCTTTTGGCCTATGGGCAACAGTGGCATGTCGGACCAGAAGCCGGGCGCATGGTCTATCAAGATGAGACCGGGTTACTTGATCTGCCGCGCCCTAATTTGCTGGGTGCACATCAAATCCAGAACGCCGGTGCCGCGTTGGCTGCCCTACGGCACTTGGGCATTGGGCCCGAGGCTTGTGAGGCTGCGGTAACCCAGGCGCAATGGCCCGCGCGGATGCAGCGTCTGTCTGACGGGCCGCTGGCGGGCAGAGCGCCCGAGGGCGAGCTTTGGCTGGATGGCGGACACAACCCTGCGGCGGGGTTGGCTTTGGCCGCTGCGTTGGCAGAGATGCCCAAGCGCCCTATGCATCTGATCTGTGGGATGTTGAACACCAAAGACATCGCCGGGTACCTGCGCCCCTTGGCTGCCGAGGCCGTGAGCCTTACCGCTGTTTCCATCCCCGGAGAAGCGGCAACTCTGCCCGCCAAAGCGACGGCGGACGCGGCCCGAGAGGTAGGGATTGAGACCGCCGAAGCCGAAAGCGTCACCGCTGCGTTGGAGGCGATTATCGCCCGCGAACCCCATGCACGTGTGTTGATCTGTGGCTCACTCTACCTTGCCGGTAGCGTGTTGCGGGAAAGCGTCTAA
- a CDS encoding RNA pyrophosphohydrolase yields MTPEEIAKLPYRACVGVMLVNAEGEVFVGQRRDRDQDAWQMPQGGVDKGEAARDAALRELEEETGIPRDLVEIEAETTSWLPYDLPHELVPNIWKGRYRGQEQKWFLMRFLGQDDQVNIQTAEPEFSEWRWLPANQLVANIVPFKRAVYMAVLEEFEEKL; encoded by the coding sequence ATGACCCCCGAAGAGATTGCCAAACTGCCCTACCGTGCCTGCGTCGGTGTGATGCTGGTGAACGCCGAGGGCGAGGTCTTTGTCGGTCAGCGGCGCGACCGGGATCAAGATGCGTGGCAGATGCCGCAAGGCGGGGTAGACAAGGGCGAGGCCGCGCGTGATGCGGCCCTGCGCGAGTTGGAGGAAGAGACCGGCATCCCCCGTGATCTGGTAGAGATCGAAGCCGAAACGACGAGCTGGCTGCCCTACGATCTGCCGCATGAACTGGTGCCCAACATCTGGAAGGGACGGTATCGGGGGCAGGAACAGAAATGGTTCCTGATGCGTTTCCTTGGGCAAGATGATCAGGTCAACATCCAAACGGCTGAGCCTGAATTTTCGGAATGGCGCTGGCTACCGGCGAACCAATTGGTTGCCAATATCGTGCCGTTCAAACGCGCGGTCTATATGGCGGTTCTTGAAGAGTTTGAGGAGAAATTATGA
- a CDS encoding adenosine kinase has translation MTQYEVVGIGNAVVDVISHADDAFLADNGIEKGIMQLIERDRAEDLYGAMQDRLQTPGGSVANTVAGAGALGLKTAFIGRVRDDELGQFYAKAMTDIGIDFVNAPVAEGENPTSRCMIFVTPDGERSLNTYLGISTGLTSDDVPQAVTSKAKLMFLEGYLFDHEAGKTAFREAARAATAGGGMAGIAISDPFCVERHRDDFLTLIENDLGYVIGNEAEIRALWETDDTEVALAKTAEICPLVVCTRSGDGVTLMRGDERVDVPVEKVVPVDATGAGDQFAAGFLYGLATGRDLETCGRMGNICAGEVIRHIGPRPETDIMALFQAEGLV, from the coding sequence ATGACCCAATACGAAGTGGTTGGCATCGGCAACGCCGTCGTCGACGTGATCTCTCATGCTGATGACGCCTTTCTTGCCGACAATGGCATCGAAAAAGGCATCATGCAGCTGATCGAACGCGACCGTGCCGAAGACCTCTATGGTGCGATGCAAGACCGCTTGCAGACGCCCGGCGGCTCGGTCGCCAATACCGTCGCTGGCGCGGGTGCGCTGGGGCTGAAAACTGCGTTCATTGGCCGGGTACGCGATGATGAATTGGGCCAGTTCTATGCCAAGGCCATGACCGACATCGGTATTGATTTTGTCAACGCGCCGGTGGCCGAAGGTGAAAACCCCACCTCGCGCTGCATGATCTTTGTGACCCCGGATGGGGAACGGTCGCTAAACACATATCTCGGGATATCGACTGGGCTGACGTCAGACGACGTGCCGCAGGCGGTGACCTCCAAGGCCAAGTTGATGTTCCTCGAAGGGTACCTCTTTGACCATGAAGCAGGAAAAACCGCATTCCGCGAGGCGGCGCGCGCGGCGACGGCGGGCGGCGGCATGGCGGGGATCGCGATTTCCGATCCTTTCTGCGTGGAACGCCACCGGGATGACTTCCTAACGTTGATCGAAAACGATCTGGGCTATGTCATCGGCAACGAAGCCGAGATTCGCGCCCTGTGGGAAACCGACGACACCGAAGTCGCGCTGGCCAAAACGGCTGAGATTTGCCCGCTGGTGGTCTGCACCCGGTCGGGCGACGGGGTCACGCTGATGCGTGGCGATGAACGCGTCGATGTGCCGGTTGAGAAAGTCGTGCCAGTTGATGCCACAGGCGCGGGCGACCAATTCGCGGCGGGGTTCCTCTATGGCCTTGCCACGGGACGTGATCTGGAAACCTGCGGGCGTATGGGCAACATCTGCGCGGGAGAAGTCATTCGCCATATCGGCCCCCGCCCCGAGACCGACATCATGGCGCTTTTCCAAGCCGAAGGATTGGTCTGA
- a CDS encoding bifunctional helix-turn-helix domain-containing protein/methylated-DNA--[protein]-cysteine S-methyltransferase has protein sequence MTQITDISPAPDNQGYHYQVMRRAIALIDEAEDPKQLNWIAGEMGMSAAHFQRLFSRWVGVSPKRYQQYLMLDQAKVMLRDHFTTLAAAHELGLSGSGRLHDLFLRWEAMSPGEFARKGAGLTIYWGWFDSPFGPTLVMGTDKGICGLALSSEVGEDAAMVDLCSRWPMADFVEAPDRLRPWVDTAFGMQKDPEAKAPLYLIGAPFQIKVWEALLSIPSGQVTTYSEIAQTVGSPRAVRAVGTAVGRNPVSWLIPCHRALRKSGGLGGYHWGLPVKRAMLAFEAARAEA, from the coding sequence ATGACACAGATCACAGACATATCCCCCGCACCCGACAATCAGGGTTACCACTATCAAGTGATGCGGCGCGCCATCGCCTTGATCGACGAGGCCGAAGACCCCAAACAGTTGAATTGGATCGCCGGGGAAATGGGCATGTCCGCCGCGCATTTCCAGCGGCTGTTCTCGCGCTGGGTGGGGGTGTCGCCCAAACGCTACCAGCAATATCTCATGCTGGATCAAGCCAAAGTCATGCTGCGCGATCATTTCACGACACTGGCGGCGGCGCATGAATTGGGGCTATCAGGCAGCGGGCGGTTGCATGATCTGTTCCTGCGCTGGGAGGCGATGAGCCCCGGCGAGTTCGCCCGCAAAGGCGCTGGGCTCACGATCTATTGGGGGTGGTTTGACAGCCCCTTTGGCCCGACACTGGTGATGGGCACCGACAAAGGCATCTGCGGCTTGGCCCTGTCATCCGAAGTCGGAGAGGATGCAGCGATGGTGGACCTTTGCAGCCGCTGGCCCATGGCTGATTTCGTCGAAGCGCCAGACCGGCTGCGCCCATGGGTCGACACCGCGTTTGGGATGCAAAAAGACCCCGAGGCGAAGGCCCCGCTTTACCTCATCGGTGCGCCGTTTCAGATCAAAGTTTGGGAGGCGCTGTTGAGCATCCCGTCGGGGCAGGTGACCACCTATTCCGAGATTGCGCAGACCGTTGGCAGCCCCCGTGCCGTGCGCGCCGTCGGCACCGCTGTGGGGCGCAATCCGGTGAGTTGGCTCATCCCCTGCCACCGTGCGCTACGCAAAAGCGGGGGCTTGGGCGGTTACCATTGGGGCCTGCCGGTAAAACGGGCCATGCTGGCGTTTGAAGCCGCGCGAGCGGAAGCCTAA
- a CDS encoding LysR family transcriptional regulator: protein MDRLTEMEAFATVVDQGGFTDAAKKMGISKSAVSKHVSSLEARLGARLLNRTTRRVSPTEIGLAYYDRARRVLNDAGEADALVTSMQSAPSGLLRISVATDFGVNHLSPALSEFLSDFPDITVNMVLNNRYVELISEGFDMAVRIGELEDSTLRARKLTETTKRMIASPKYFEQYGRPEKIDDLNNHKLLHYSNQSSGNVWKLTAPSGEKRQVRTAGWLSVNDGQSLLNAAISGLGIAYLPSFLYSEAMEKGLVEDAIPELPLETQGIYAVYPPGRFTQPKVRAFIDFLVHEFAEKGPTDW, encoded by the coding sequence ATGGACCGCCTTACGGAAATGGAAGCGTTTGCCACAGTGGTGGATCAAGGCGGTTTTACCGATGCTGCCAAGAAGATGGGGATTTCAAAATCCGCCGTTTCGAAACATGTGTCATCACTTGAAGCCCGCCTTGGCGCGCGCCTGCTGAACCGTACCACGCGGCGTGTGTCGCCCACGGAAATCGGCCTTGCCTATTACGATCGCGCCCGTCGGGTGTTGAACGATGCAGGCGAAGCCGACGCGCTAGTGACCTCTATGCAATCCGCGCCTTCGGGCCTGTTGCGCATTTCTGTAGCGACGGACTTTGGCGTGAATCACCTGTCACCTGCGCTGTCGGAATTCTTGTCGGATTTCCCCGACATCACGGTGAACATGGTCCTCAACAACCGCTATGTCGAACTGATCTCAGAAGGGTTCGACATGGCCGTGCGCATCGGAGAGTTGGAAGACAGCACCCTGCGCGCCCGCAAATTGACCGAGACGACCAAGCGCATGATCGCCAGCCCCAAGTATTTCGAACAATACGGACGGCCGGAAAAGATCGACGATCTGAACAATCACAAGCTGCTGCATTACTCGAACCAATCGTCGGGCAATGTCTGGAAACTGACCGCACCCTCAGGTGAGAAACGTCAGGTGCGAACCGCTGGTTGGCTGTCGGTCAACGATGGGCAAAGCCTGCTCAACGCCGCGATCTCAGGGCTAGGTATCGCCTATTTACCGAGCTTTCTGTACTCTGAGGCGATGGAGAAAGGCTTGGTCGAAGACGCAATCCCCGAACTGCCGCTTGAGACCCAAGGCATCTATGCCGTCTACCCACCGGGCCGCTTCACCCAGCCCAAGGTCCGCGCCTTTATCGATTTTCTGGTGCATGAGTTCGCCGAGAAGGGTCCGACGGACTGGTAA
- a CDS encoding NADPH-dependent 2,4-dienoyl-CoA reductase, whose translation MSDYPHLLAPLDLGFTTLKNRLLMGSMHTGLEETGDWNRVAEFYATRARGDVGLMVTGGIGPNREGAVAHGAAMMTSQKDVDNHSIITQRVHEAGGKIAMQILHAGRYAFTPECVAPSAIKSPISMFAPKELDEEGIEKQIADIAACALRAREAGYDGVEIMGSEGYFLNQFLVTHTNKREDRWGGSYENRMRLPIEVVRRVRETVGDDFILIYRLSMIDLIPNGSTFDEVVQLAQEIEKAGATIINTGIGWHEARIPTIATSVPRAAFSWVTKKLMGKVGIPLITSNRINTPEVAEEVLADGCADMVSLARPMLADADFLAKAKAGKADQIAPCIACNQACLDHTFGGKISTCLVNPRACYETELRIEPVAAVKSVAVVGAGPAGLSAAITAAERGHRVTLIDRASEIGGQLNLAKQVAGKEEFWGLVDWYRTMLKVHDVTVQLETEATADALSGFDEVVIATGVVPRDPQIPGQNGDNVVNYIDVLNGTAKVGQRVAVIGAGGIGFDVSEHLVHDGESSTLNLPEWMHEWGVTDPGEHRSGLAPEGPQPPAPARQITMLQRKTSKPGKGLGKTTGWIHRASLTMRNVQMIAGVNYEKIDDQGLHISFGETREKPTLIEADTIVLCAGQLSDRSLADTLEARGVACHVIGGADVAAELDAKRAINQGTRLATAL comes from the coding sequence ATGTCCGACTACCCCCACTTGCTTGCCCCGCTCGACCTTGGTTTTACCACGCTGAAGAACCGGCTGCTGATGGGGTCTATGCACACCGGGCTGGAGGAAACCGGCGACTGGAACCGCGTGGCCGAATTCTACGCCACCCGCGCGCGGGGCGACGTGGGGCTGATGGTCACCGGCGGCATCGGGCCGAACCGCGAGGGTGCCGTGGCCCATGGCGCGGCTATGATGACCAGTCAAAAGGACGTGGACAACCACAGCATCATAACACAGCGCGTGCATGAAGCGGGCGGCAAAATCGCCATGCAGATTCTCCACGCGGGCCGCTATGCCTTCACCCCCGAATGCGTGGCCCCAAGCGCGATCAAATCCCCGATCTCTATGTTCGCACCCAAAGAGTTGGACGAAGAAGGTATCGAAAAGCAAATCGCCGATATCGCCGCCTGCGCCCTGCGTGCACGTGAGGCGGGCTATGACGGGGTCGAGATCATGGGGTCGGAGGGGTATTTCCTGAACCAATTCCTTGTCACCCACACCAACAAGCGCGAAGACCGCTGGGGCGGGTCTTATGAAAACCGCATGCGCCTGCCGATCGAAGTGGTGCGCCGCGTGCGCGAAACGGTGGGCGATGATTTCATCCTGATCTATCGCCTGTCGATGATTGACCTGATCCCCAACGGCTCGACCTTCGACGAGGTCGTTCAACTGGCACAAGAAATCGAGAAAGCCGGGGCCACGATCATCAATACCGGCATCGGCTGGCACGAGGCGCGTATTCCGACGATTGCCACCTCTGTCCCGCGTGCGGCCTTCTCTTGGGTCACGAAAAAGCTGATGGGCAAGGTCGGCATCCCACTCATCACCTCCAACCGGATCAACACGCCCGAGGTCGCCGAAGAGGTGTTGGCCGACGGCTGCGCCGATATGGTGTCCCTTGCCCGTCCGATGCTGGCAGATGCCGATTTCCTCGCCAAAGCCAAGGCAGGTAAGGCCGACCAGATCGCCCCTTGCATCGCTTGCAACCAAGCCTGTCTCGATCACACCTTCGGCGGCAAGATCTCCACTTGTCTGGTGAACCCCCGCGCTTGCTATGAGACCGAGTTGCGGATCGAACCGGTGGCAGCGGTAAAATCCGTGGCCGTTGTGGGCGCTGGCCCTGCGGGGCTGTCCGCCGCGATCACTGCTGCCGAGCGCGGGCATAGGGTGACGCTGATTGACCGCGCCTCCGAAATAGGCGGGCAGCTCAACCTCGCCAAACAGGTCGCAGGGAAAGAGGAGTTCTGGGGGCTGGTTGATTGGTATCGCACCATGCTCAAGGTCCATGACGTGACCGTACAGCTAGAGACCGAAGCGACCGCCGATGCGCTCAGCGGCTTTGACGAGGTCGTCATCGCCACGGGCGTGGTGCCGCGTGACCCGCAAATCCCCGGCCAGAACGGCGACAACGTGGTCAACTACATCGACGTGCTGAACGGCACCGCAAAAGTCGGCCAGCGCGTCGCCGTGATTGGCGCGGGCGGCATCGGTTTTGACGTGTCCGAACACCTTGTCCATGATGGGGAAAGCAGCACGTTGAACCTGCCCGAATGGATGCACGAATGGGGCGTGACCGACCCCGGTGAACATCGCAGCGGGCTGGCCCCGGAAGGGCCACAACCGCCCGCCCCCGCGCGACAGATCACCATGCTGCAACGCAAGACCAGCAAACCCGGCAAAGGCTTGGGCAAGACGACAGGCTGGATTCACCGCGCCTCACTCACCATGCGGAATGTGCAGATGATTGCGGGGGTGAATTACGAAAAGATCGACGATCAAGGTCTGCACATCTCCTTTGGCGAGACGCGCGAGAAGCCGACGCTGATCGAGGCAGACACCATCGTGCTCTGCGCCGGGCAACTCTCTGACCGCAGTCTTGCCGACACGCTGGAGGCGCGCGGTGTCGCCTGTCATGTCATCGGCGGCGCGGATGTGGCCGCGGAGCTCGACGCCAAACGCGCGATCAATCAAGGCACACGTCTGGCCACCGCCCTTTAA
- a CDS encoding zinc transporter ZntB, which yields MPLCVFDIYDDGTTTVPEDSHLTGPARYRWWHYDMADPALAPWLAEHLPEIPAGALLQPETRPRCDEYEDGLILNLRGINLNEGQQADQMVSVRMWVTDAVVITVRMRRVFAIDELRALAAQNNAPPRPSAFLEALVSRLTARVQIEVARLADRTAFYETDLEDLSTPPPKDLPVTRRSTIKLERYLAPQRSALERLANLDLPLLPDVDSMKLRELANRTAIVVEELDALQERIVTVQDEHDNQVAQRQARHGYVLSIAAAVFLPLGFLTGLFGVNVGGMPGVDDPRAFAILCLAMVGLAAIMLAVLKWLRWL from the coding sequence ATGCCCCTCTGCGTCTTCGACATATATGATGACGGCACCACCACGGTGCCCGAAGATAGCCATCTGACCGGGCCTGCGCGCTACCGTTGGTGGCATTACGACATGGCCGATCCCGCGCTGGCACCCTGGCTGGCCGAACACCTGCCCGAGATCCCGGCGGGCGCATTGCTGCAACCCGAAACGCGCCCGCGCTGTGATGAATATGAAGACGGTCTCATCCTCAATCTGCGCGGCATCAACCTGAACGAAGGGCAGCAAGCCGACCAGATGGTCTCGGTCCGGATGTGGGTGACGGATGCGGTGGTGATCACCGTGCGGATGCGCCGGGTCTTTGCCATCGATGAATTGCGCGCGCTGGCCGCCCAGAACAACGCCCCGCCCCGGCCTTCGGCCTTCCTCGAAGCGCTGGTCTCAAGGTTGACCGCACGGGTGCAGATCGAAGTGGCGCGGCTGGCCGATCGCACGGCTTTCTACGAAACCGACCTCGAAGACCTTAGCACCCCGCCGCCGAAAGACCTGCCCGTCACCCGCCGGAGCACGATCAAATTGGAACGCTACCTCGCGCCGCAGCGCAGCGCCTTGGAGCGGCTGGCGAACCTAGACCTGCCGCTGTTACCAGATGTCGATTCGATGAAACTGCGCGAACTGGCCAACCGCACCGCCATTGTGGTGGAAGAGTTGGACGCCCTACAAGAACGTATCGTTACCGTCCAAGACGAACACGACAACCAAGTGGCCCAACGCCAAGCGCGCCATGGCTATGTGCTGTCGATTGCCGCTGCCGTTTTCTTGCCACTCGGTTTCCTGACCGGGCTGTTTGGTGTGAATGTCGGCGGGATGCCCGGCGTCGACGATCCGCGTGCTTTTGCCATCCTTTGCCTTGCCATGGTGGGCCTCGCCGCAATCATGCTGGCGGTTTTGAAATGGTTGCGCTGGCTTTAA
- the nth gene encoding endonuclease III: MARQLDYHTIREIFARFQQAEPEPKGELDHVNVYTLVVAVALSAQSTDAGVNKATRELFKIADTPQKMLDLGIDGVTEHIKTIGLYRQKAKNVIKLSQILVDEYDGEVPNSRAALQSLPGVGRKTANVVLNMWWEQPAQAVDTHIFRVGNRTGIAPGKTVDAVERAVEDNIPADFQRHAHHWLILHGRYHCKARKPLCRTCIIRDLCQYEDKTE, encoded by the coding sequence ATGGCCCGCCAACTTGATTATCATACCATCCGCGAGATTTTCGCACGCTTCCAACAGGCAGAGCCTGAGCCCAAGGGCGAATTGGATCATGTGAATGTCTATACGCTGGTGGTGGCCGTGGCGCTAAGCGCGCAATCGACCGACGCGGGCGTCAACAAAGCCACGCGCGAATTGTTCAAGATCGCCGACACCCCGCAAAAGATGCTGGATCTGGGGATTGATGGGGTGACCGAACACATCAAAACCATCGGTCTCTATCGGCAGAAAGCCAAGAACGTCATCAAACTGAGCCAAATTCTTGTTGATGAGTATGACGGCGAGGTACCGAACTCCCGCGCGGCGCTGCAATCGCTGCCGGGCGTCGGACGCAAGACGGCGAATGTCGTGCTCAACATGTGGTGGGAGCAACCCGCACAGGCCGTGGATACACATATCTTTCGCGTCGGTAACCGCACCGGCATCGCGCCGGGCAAAACGGTGGATGCTGTGGAACGCGCCGTCGAAGACAATATTCCCGCTGATTTTCAGCGTCATGCCCATCATTGGTTGATCCTGCATGGGCGCTATCATTGCAAGGCACGCAAACCGCTGTGCCGCACCTGTATCATCCGTGACCTGTGCCAATACGAGGACAAGACAGAATGA
- the zapE gene encoding cell division protein ZapE has product MSNMRETYARLVTEGKLKADPAQETVMAEFDRIRDALANPPKKSLFRKAPPPPKGLYLWGGVGRGKSMLMDMFVAHMPDVPARRVHFHAFMQEIHNAMHEVRKTGVDDAIAPVARDVADSVRLLAFDEMQITDITDAMIVGRLFEALFAAGVVVVTTSNRLPDDLYKNGINREVFVPFIELIKERMVVHELVSPTDYRQDRLAGSQVYFTPVNAESRAAMDAVWDDLAGTKGEPLTLHVKGREVVIPAFHNGMARAGFHALCGQPLGAADYLALAQNVRVLLLDDIPSLGRSNFNEAKRFVTLIDALYEAKVRLICSAAAAPEMLYTEGEGTFEFERTASRLREMQGEDWGR; this is encoded by the coding sequence ATGAGCAACATGCGCGAGACCTACGCCCGGCTGGTCACCGAGGGCAAACTCAAGGCCGACCCGGCCCAAGAAACCGTGATGGCAGAGTTTGACCGAATCCGCGACGCGCTGGCGAACCCACCCAAAAAAAGCCTGTTCCGCAAAGCACCGCCCCCGCCGAAAGGGCTCTACCTCTGGGGCGGCGTCGGGCGCGGCAAATCGATGCTGATGGATATGTTCGTCGCGCATATGCCCGACGTGCCCGCGCGCCGGGTGCATTTCCACGCCTTCATGCAGGAAATTCACAACGCCATGCATGAGGTCCGCAAGACCGGCGTGGACGATGCCATTGCCCCCGTTGCCCGCGATGTGGCCGACAGCGTGCGCCTGCTCGCATTCGATGAGATGCAGATCACCGACATCACCGACGCGATGATCGTGGGCCGCCTGTTTGAGGCGCTCTTCGCCGCCGGGGTCGTGGTCGTGACTACCTCCAACCGCCTGCCCGACGATCTGTATAAAAACGGGATCAACCGCGAAGTCTTTGTGCCGTTCATCGAGTTGATCAAAGAGCGGATGGTGGTGCATGAATTGGTCAGCCCCACCGACTACCGCCAAGACCGGCTGGCGGGCTCGCAGGTCTATTTCACCCCCGTGAACGCGGAAAGCCGCGCCGCGATGGATGCGGTTTGGGACGATCTGGCAGGCACAAAGGGAGAGCCGCTGACATTGCATGTGAAAGGCCGCGAGGTGGTGATTCCCGCTTTTCACAACGGCATGGCCCGCGCCGGTTTTCACGCGCTTTGCGGACAACCGCTGGGGGCTGCGGATTACCTTGCACTGGCGCAGAATGTGCGTGTGCTGCTGCTGGACGATATCCCCAGCCTTGGCCGCTCAAACTTTAACGAAGCAAAGCGTTTCGTCACCCTGATTGATGCGCTCTACGAAGCAAAGGTCCGGCTGATCTGCTCTGCCGCAGCGGCCCCAGAAATGCTTTATACCGAAGGCGAAGGCACGTTCGAATTTGAACGCACCGCGTCACGTTTGCGCGAAATGCAAGGTGAGGATTGGGGACGTTAA